The following proteins come from a genomic window of Peromyscus eremicus chromosome 23, PerEre_H2_v1, whole genome shotgun sequence:
- the Slc29a4 gene encoding equilibrative nucleoside transporter 4 isoform X2, which yields MGSIGSQRLKEPCVAATSGQSVVTSFSFDNFQLETTAEGAQDPSVRVRGVPTFTDSAVEEPVPDDRYHAIYFAMLLAGVGFLLPYNSFITDVDYLHHKYPGTSIVFDMSLTYILVALAAVLLNNVVVERLNLHTRITTAYVMCGFSSSLTTRLTPSTWPLWVLWPLDAQQSSFYGYTGLLPKRYTQGVMTGESTAGVMISLSRILTKLLLPDERASTIIFFLVSAGLELLCFLLHLLVRRSRFVLYYTTRPRDSRPIRAGYRVHHDVASGDIHFEHQTPSLSSSRSPKDSPAHSNSGAYMRFDVPQPRVKRNWPTFRALLLHRYVVARVIWADMLSIAVTYFITLCLFPGLESEIRHCVLGEWLPILVMAVFNLSDFVGKILAALPVDWRGTHLLACSCLRVVFIPLFILCVYPSGMPALRHPAWPCVFSLLMGISNGYFGSVPMILAAGKVSPKQRELAGNTMTVSYMSGLTLGSAVAYCTYSLTRDAHSSCFQTATANDSIPVGP from the exons ATGGGCTCCATTGGAAGCCAGCGCCTCAAGGAGCCCTGCGTGGCAGCCACATCTGGCCAGAGTGTGGTGACAAGTTTCAGCTTTGACAACTTCCAGCTGGAGACAACAGCAGAGGGTGCTCAGGATCCAAGTGTCAGAGTCAGGGGTGTCCCTACTTTCACAGACTCTG CGGTAGAGGAGCCTGTGCCAGATGACCGCTACCATGCCATCTACTTTGCCATGCTGCTGGCTGGCGTGGGCTTCCTGCTGCCATACAACAGCTTTATCACTGATGTGGACTATCTTCACCACAAGTACCCAG GGACCTCCATTGTGTTCGACATGAGCCTCACCTATATCTTGGTGGCACTGGCGGCTGTGCTTCTAAACAACGTTGTGGTGGAGAGGTTGAACCTGCACACTAGGATCACCACAG CATATGTGATGTGTGGCTTCAGCTCTTCTCTCACGACCAGGCTTACGCCATCAACCTGGCCGCTGTGGGTACTGTGGCCTTTGGATGCACAG CAATCTAGCTTCTATGGCTACACAGGATTACTGCCCAAGAGGTACACGCAGGGGGTGATGACTGGAGAGA GCACCGCAGGGGTGATGATCTCTCTGAGCCGGATCCTCACTAAACTGCTGCTCCCAGATGAGCGGGCCAGCACCATCATCTTCTTCCTGGTCTCCGCGGGCCTGGAGCTGCTGTGCTTCCTGTTGCACCTGCTGGTGCGGCGCAGCCGATTTGTACTCTACTACACCACACGGCCCCGCGACAGCCGCCCCATCCGGGCAGGTTACCGAGTGCACCACGATGTCGCATCAGGAGACATCCACTTT GAGCACCAAACCCCATCCCTGTCCAGCAGCAGGTCCCCGAAGGACAGCCCAGCCCACAGCAACAGTGGGGCCTACATGCGTTTTGATGTGCCTCAGCCACGAGTCAAACGAAACTGGCCCACCTTCAGAG CCCTGCTGTTGCACCGGTACGTTGTGGCGCGGGTCATCTGGGCCGACATGCTGTCCATTGCGGTGACCTACTTCATTACACTGTGCCTGTTTCCTGGCCTGGAGTCCGAGATCCGCCACTGCGTGCTGGGCGAGTGGCTGCCCATCCTGGTCATGGCTGTGTTCAACCTGTCAGACTTTGTGGGCAAG ATCCTGGCGGCCTTACCCGTGGACTGGCGGGGCACTCATCTGCTGGCCTGTTCTTGCCTTCGTGTGGTCTTCATCCCCCTCTTCATCCTGTGTGTCTACCCCAGTGGCATGCCTGCCCTCCGCCACCCTGCCTGGCCCTGTGTCTTCTCGCTGCTAATGGGCATCAGCAATGGCTACTTTGGCAGTGTGCCCATGATCCTGGCAGCCGGTAAAGTGAGCCCCAAGCAGCGGGAACTGGCAG GAAACACCATGACTGTGTCCTATATGTCGGGGCTGACCCTGGGCTCTGCTGTTGCCTACTGCACCTACAGCCTCACCCGTGACGCCCACAGCAGCTGCTTCCAAACAGCCACCGCCAATGACTCCATCCCCGTCGGCCCCTGA
- the Slc29a4 gene encoding equilibrative nucleoside transporter 4 isoform X1 produces the protein MGSIGSQRLKEPCVAATSGQSVVTSFSFDNFQLETTAEGAQDPSVRVRGVPTFTDSAVEEPVPDDRYHAIYFAMLLAGVGFLLPYNSFITDVDYLHHKYPGTSIVFDMSLTYILVALAAVLLNNVVVERLNLHTRITTGYLLALGPLLFISICDVWLQLFSHDQAYAINLAAVGTVAFGCTVQQSSFYGYTGLLPKRYTQGVMTGESTAGVMISLSRILTKLLLPDERASTIIFFLVSAGLELLCFLLHLLVRRSRFVLYYTTRPRDSRPIRAGYRVHHDVASGDIHFEHQTPSLSSSRSPKDSPAHSNSGAYMRFDVPQPRVKRNWPTFRALLLHRYVVARVIWADMLSIAVTYFITLCLFPGLESEIRHCVLGEWLPILVMAVFNLSDFVGKILAALPVDWRGTHLLACSCLRVVFIPLFILCVYPSGMPALRHPAWPCVFSLLMGISNGYFGSVPMILAAGKVSPKQRELAGNTMTVSYMSGLTLGSAVAYCTYSLTRDAHSSCFQTATANDSIPVGP, from the exons ATGGGCTCCATTGGAAGCCAGCGCCTCAAGGAGCCCTGCGTGGCAGCCACATCTGGCCAGAGTGTGGTGACAAGTTTCAGCTTTGACAACTTCCAGCTGGAGACAACAGCAGAGGGTGCTCAGGATCCAAGTGTCAGAGTCAGGGGTGTCCCTACTTTCACAGACTCTG CGGTAGAGGAGCCTGTGCCAGATGACCGCTACCATGCCATCTACTTTGCCATGCTGCTGGCTGGCGTGGGCTTCCTGCTGCCATACAACAGCTTTATCACTGATGTGGACTATCTTCACCACAAGTACCCAG GGACCTCCATTGTGTTCGACATGAGCCTCACCTATATCTTGGTGGCACTGGCGGCTGTGCTTCTAAACAACGTTGTGGTGGAGAGGTTGAACCTGCACACTAGGATCACCACAG GCTACCTCCTCGCCTTGGGTCCCCTGCTCTTTATCAGCATATGTGATGTGTGGCTTCAGCTCTTCTCTCACGACCAGGCTTACGCCATCAACCTGGCCGCTGTGGGTACTGTGGCCTTTGGATGCACAG TGCAGCAATCTAGCTTCTATGGCTACACAGGATTACTGCCCAAGAGGTACACGCAGGGGGTGATGACTGGAGAGA GCACCGCAGGGGTGATGATCTCTCTGAGCCGGATCCTCACTAAACTGCTGCTCCCAGATGAGCGGGCCAGCACCATCATCTTCTTCCTGGTCTCCGCGGGCCTGGAGCTGCTGTGCTTCCTGTTGCACCTGCTGGTGCGGCGCAGCCGATTTGTACTCTACTACACCACACGGCCCCGCGACAGCCGCCCCATCCGGGCAGGTTACCGAGTGCACCACGATGTCGCATCAGGAGACATCCACTTT GAGCACCAAACCCCATCCCTGTCCAGCAGCAGGTCCCCGAAGGACAGCCCAGCCCACAGCAACAGTGGGGCCTACATGCGTTTTGATGTGCCTCAGCCACGAGTCAAACGAAACTGGCCCACCTTCAGAG CCCTGCTGTTGCACCGGTACGTTGTGGCGCGGGTCATCTGGGCCGACATGCTGTCCATTGCGGTGACCTACTTCATTACACTGTGCCTGTTTCCTGGCCTGGAGTCCGAGATCCGCCACTGCGTGCTGGGCGAGTGGCTGCCCATCCTGGTCATGGCTGTGTTCAACCTGTCAGACTTTGTGGGCAAG ATCCTGGCGGCCTTACCCGTGGACTGGCGGGGCACTCATCTGCTGGCCTGTTCTTGCCTTCGTGTGGTCTTCATCCCCCTCTTCATCCTGTGTGTCTACCCCAGTGGCATGCCTGCCCTCCGCCACCCTGCCTGGCCCTGTGTCTTCTCGCTGCTAATGGGCATCAGCAATGGCTACTTTGGCAGTGTGCCCATGATCCTGGCAGCCGGTAAAGTGAGCCCCAAGCAGCGGGAACTGGCAG GAAACACCATGACTGTGTCCTATATGTCGGGGCTGACCCTGGGCTCTGCTGTTGCCTACTGCACCTACAGCCTCACCCGTGACGCCCACAGCAGCTGCTTCCAAACAGCCACCGCCAATGACTCCATCCCCGTCGGCCCCTGA